In a single window of the Candidatus Methylomirabilota bacterium genome:
- a CDS encoding superoxide dismutase, protein MAYEARNYEQLLGIDGMSDTLMKNHFTLYQGYVANTNKLADALSQMLKDGKAGTPEYAELKRRFGWEFNGMRLHEYYFGNMVKGGKGPDSGSELYRGLAAEFGSYDNWQKDFKATGTMRGIGWVVLYLDPVADRLCNAWIGEHDTGHLAGGVPLLIMDVFEHAFMIDYGLKRADYIETFFKGIDWSAVAQRYANAPKAAL, encoded by the coding sequence ATGGCGTACGAGGCACGAAATTACGAGCAACTGCTGGGGATAGACGGTATGAGCGATACACTCATGAAGAATCATTTTACGCTCTATCAGGGGTATGTTGCGAATACCAATAAGCTGGCCGATGCGTTGAGCCAGATGCTCAAAGACGGTAAGGCCGGCACGCCGGAATATGCAGAGCTGAAGCGGCGGTTCGGCTGGGAATTCAACGGAATGCGCTTGCATGAGTACTATTTCGGGAATATGGTGAAGGGTGGGAAGGGTCCTGATTCTGGCTCGGAGTTGTACCGGGGGCTCGCGGCCGAGTTCGGGTCGTACGACAACTGGCAGAAGGACTTCAAGGCAACGGGAACGATGCGGGGGATCGGCTGGGTCGTCCTGTACCTGGACCCGGTTGCCGATCGTCTGTGTAATGCCTGGATCGGCGAGCACGACACCGGTCATCTGGCCGGGGGCGTCCCGCTGCTGATTATGGACGTATTTGAACACGCCTTTATGATCGACTACGGACTGAAGCGGGCCGATTACATCGAGACCTTTTTCAAGGGGATCGACTGGTCGGCCGTCGCACAGCGCTACGCCAATGCGCCGAAGGCGGCCTTGTAA
- a CDS encoding iron-sulfur cluster assembly accessory protein, translating to MLTITESAKKKILELMKAESQSDIGVRVMVTGGGPGSFRYGLGFMANKDKGTDDTVIDAGSFKVYVDAESAPKLQGATVDFIEGVYQSGFKIDNPNSGWKDPVAAAVQRVIDTRINPGVAAHGGHVTLLEVKDGIAYIAFGGGCHGCGMADMTLKQGVATAIQEAVPEIRQVLDTTDHASGANPYYRATQSGGASLA from the coding sequence ATGCTTACGATCACCGAATCGGCAAAGAAGAAGATCCTTGAGCTGATGAAGGCGGAAAGCCAGTCGGATATCGGGGTACGTGTGATGGTGACCGGGGGAGGTCCGGGAAGCTTTCGCTATGGGCTCGGATTTATGGCCAACAAGGACAAAGGCACCGACGACACCGTGATCGATGCCGGCAGCTTCAAGGTCTACGTCGACGCCGAGAGCGCGCCCAAGCTTCAGGGCGCCACTGTGGACTTTATCGAGGGGGTCTATCAGAGCGGCTTCAAGATCGATAATCCCAACTCCGGGTGGAAGGATCCTGTCGCCGCGGCGGTCCAGCGGGTGATCGATACCCGAATCAATCCGGGGGTGGCCGCGCACGGCGGACACGTGACGCTGCTGGAAGTCAAGGACGGCATCGCCTACATCGCTTTCGGGGGCGGATGCCACGGCTGCGGGATGGCCGACATGACACTGAAGCAAGGGGTGGCCACGGCGATCCAGGAAGCGGTTCCCGAGATCCGCCAGGTCCTCGATACCACCGACCATGCAAGCGGCGCCAATCCCTACTACCGGGCAACCCAGAGCGGCGGCGCGTCGCTGGCCTGA
- a CDS encoding selenium-binding protein, whose product MRNTRVVQHSCLIGMIWLVVIVLTAGTVFADETCQSPFLPKVTGQEDYVYVWTLGIEGVGDGNDSLVTVDVNPKSKRYGQIIHRAPVPGRHEAHHAGFTDDRRHLWAGGLDDSYIFIFDVASDPAKPKLIKTIKSFVKDTGGLVGPHTFYALPGRMLITALSNTTDGSGRTGLAEYTNDGRFIRTIWMPKEAPYGYDVRVNINLNRMLTSAFTGKKNFMRPLGELVKDTEAMKAFGDTVVVWDFHARKPLQVLQVPGAPLELRWALQPNHYYAFTATALAHQLVLIHQQDDRTWAARSVTDLGDTLPVDISIAPDDSKLYVASFMDGMLRVYDIANPFEPKLVEQVKVGEMANMVSESWDGTRLYVTNSLLSKWDKPGDYWMKAYAWENGKLTHKFTTDFNSVGRAHLMNFGSKALRARPE is encoded by the coding sequence ATGAGAAACACACGCGTCGTCCAGCACTCTTGCTTGATCGGAATGATATGGCTCGTAGTCATCGTATTGACGGCTGGAACAGTTTTTGCCGATGAGACCTGCCAGTCGCCTTTCCTGCCAAAGGTGACCGGGCAGGAGGACTATGTCTATGTCTGGACGCTGGGGATCGAGGGGGTAGGCGACGGCAACGACAGCCTCGTCACCGTTGACGTCAATCCGAAGTCGAAGCGCTACGGACAGATCATCCATCGGGCGCCGGTCCCGGGACGGCACGAGGCGCACCACGCCGGCTTTACCGACGATCGGCGGCATCTGTGGGCCGGCGGGCTGGACGACAGCTACATCTTTATCTTCGATGTCGCGTCCGACCCGGCCAAACCTAAGCTGATTAAGACGATTAAGAGCTTCGTCAAGGATACGGGTGGCCTGGTCGGCCCCCACACCTTCTACGCCCTGCCTGGACGGATGCTGATCACCGCGCTCTCCAACACAACGGATGGCTCAGGCCGGACAGGGCTGGCGGAATATACCAACGATGGGCGCTTCATCCGGACGATCTGGATGCCGAAGGAGGCGCCGTACGGATATGACGTACGGGTCAACATCAATCTGAACCGTATGCTGACCTCCGCCTTCACCGGCAAAAAGAATTTCATGCGGCCACTCGGCGAACTGGTCAAGGATACCGAGGCGATGAAGGCATTTGGCGATACGGTGGTCGTGTGGGACTTCCACGCGCGCAAGCCGCTACAGGTCCTGCAGGTCCCCGGTGCGCCGCTGGAGCTGCGCTGGGCGCTCCAGCCGAATCACTACTACGCCTTTACGGCGACGGCGCTTGCCCACCAGCTCGTGCTCATCCACCAACAGGATGACCGGACCTGGGCTGCCAGGTCCGTCACCGACCTCGGCGATACCCTTCCGGTCGATATCAGTATCGCACCGGACGACAGCAAGCTCTATGTCGCATCGTTCATGGACGGGATGTTGCGGGTGTATGACATCGCCAACCCCTTCGAGCCGAAGCTCGTTGAGCAGGTAAAGGTAGGCGAGATGGCGAATATGGTCTCCGAGTCGTGGGACGGCACGCGCCTCTATGTCACTAACTCGCTCCTCTCGAAGTGGGACAAACCGGGCGACTACTGGATGAAGGCCTACGCCTGGGAGAATGGAAAGCTGACACACAAGTTCACGACCGACTTCAACTCGGTAGGACGGGCGCACCTGATGAACTTTGGGAGCAAGGCGCTACGCGCCCGGCCGGAGTAA
- a CDS encoding DNA-binding protein yields MKRNRRRFPDDFMFRLTGDEFGALTSQSAISKLGRGGRRTPPYAFTEHGAVMAANILRSERAVQMSVFVVRAFVKMRAMLATQKDLARKLAALEKTLTERLDLHERAITDIIQQIMSLLSQPSVPEPPEKRIGFHVRESLAPYNKNKRRRTFGASRASGKVKT; encoded by the coding sequence GTGAAGCGGAACCGCAGGCGCTTTCCCGATGATTTCATGTTCAGATTGACCGGTGACGAGTTCGGCGCCTTGACATCGCAAAGTGCGATATCAAAACTCGGCCGTGGAGGTCGACGGACGCCACCTTATGCTTTCACTGAGCACGGTGCGGTCATGGCCGCGAATATTCTGCGCAGCGAGCGGGCTGTCCAAATGAGTGTGTTCGTCGTGCGAGCGTTCGTCAAGATGCGGGCCATGCTTGCGACTCAAAAAGACTTGGCCCGGAAGCTGGCGGCCTTGGAGAAAACGCTGACCGAACGGCTGGACCTGCATGAACGGGCCATTACTGACATCATCCAGCAGATCATGTCTCTTCTCAGCCAACCATCGGTACCTGAGCCACCCGAGAAACGAATTGGCTTCCATGTGCGGGAAAGCCTTGCTCCCTATAATAAAAATAAACGCCGACGAACGTTTGGCGCAAGCCGAGCCAGCGGGAAGGTTAAGACATGA